The Scyliorhinus torazame isolate Kashiwa2021f chromosome 10, sScyTor2.1, whole genome shotgun sequence genome contains a region encoding:
- the nip7 gene encoding 60S ribosome subunit biogenesis protein NIP7 homolog: MRPLTEEETRLLFEKLAKYIGENIKLLVERPDGTYCFRLHKDRVYYVSEKILKLATNISRDKLVSLGTCFGKFTKTLKFRLHITALDYLAPYAKYKVWVKPGTEQSFLYGNHVLKSGLGRITESTAQYQGVVVYSMADIPLGFGVAAKSTQDCRRVDPMAIVVFHQADVGEYIRNEDTLT, translated from the exons ATGAGGCCGCTGACGGAGGAAGAGACCCGGCTTCTGTTCGAGAAACTGGCCAAATA TATTGGAGAGAATATTAAGTTACTGGTGGAGCGTCCAGATGGAACCTACTGCTTCCGTTTACACAAAGATCGTGTTTATTATGTCAG TGAGAAAATCCTAAAATTGGCAACAAATATTTCTCGAGATAAGCTTGTTTCGTTGGGAACCTGCTTTGGAAAATTCACGAAAACTTTAAAATTTCGACTTCACATTACAGCACTCGACTATCTTGCTCCATATGCTAAG TACAAAGTGTGGGTGAAACCTGGAACAGAACAATCTTTCCTGTATGGGAACCATGTATTGAAATCTGGTTTGGGTCGAATTACAGAAAGCACAGCCCAGTACCAAGGTGTAGTGGTATACTCCATGGCTGACATTCCGTTG GGCTTTGGAGTTGCTGCAAAATCGACCCAGGATTGCCGGAGAGTAGACCCGATGGCAATTGTTGTATTTCACCAGGCTGATGTTGGCGAGTATATTCGGAACGAGGACACGCTCACATAA